One Ignavibacteriota bacterium DNA segment encodes these proteins:
- a CDS encoding acetate kinase produces the protein MNILVLNCGSSSVKYQLIDDTARKRLAGGSVERIGMSGATLSNTRFDGDEIKIAGEIVDHTVAIEYILAILLSRNHGVISDKSDIHAVGHRVVHGGEAFAGAVLITDEVTKTLRENIELAPLHNPHNLRGISACQANLPGIPQVGVFDTAFHQKMPKKAYLYGIPYALYSQYKIRRYGFHGTSHRYVADRAAKMLGKDLSSLKLITTHLGNGCSMAAVDHGVSVDTSMGFTPLEGLLMGTRCGDIDTSIILYIMAKEGLTMNEAGTLLQKHSGLQGISGISSDMREIIAEMKNDDRKARYAFEVFTYRVKKYIGAYAAAMGGVDAVVFTGGIGENSSEVRTASCENMAFLGIEVDEAKNAAGPKEKNISKDGTRTQVLVVPTNEELVIALDTAEIVKAQQHA, from the coding sequence ATGAATATCCTGGTCCTGAATTGCGGCAGCTCATCGGTCAAATATCAACTTATCGACGACACGGCACGCAAGCGCCTGGCGGGCGGGTCCGTGGAGCGCATCGGCATGTCCGGTGCCACACTGTCCAACACGCGTTTCGACGGCGATGAGATCAAGATCGCCGGCGAGATCGTGGATCACACGGTCGCGATCGAATACATCCTGGCCATCCTGTTGAGCAGGAATCACGGCGTCATCAGCGACAAGTCGGATATCCATGCCGTCGGGCACCGCGTGGTGCACGGAGGCGAGGCCTTCGCCGGCGCCGTGCTGATCACCGACGAGGTGACCAAGACCCTCCGGGAGAATATCGAGCTTGCGCCGCTCCACAACCCGCACAATCTGCGCGGGATCTCGGCGTGCCAGGCGAATCTTCCGGGTATCCCTCAGGTCGGCGTGTTCGACACGGCCTTCCACCAGAAGATGCCCAAGAAGGCATACCTGTACGGCATCCCGTATGCCCTCTACTCGCAATACAAGATCCGCCGGTACGGCTTCCATGGCACGTCGCACCGCTATGTCGCCGATCGCGCGGCGAAGATGCTCGGGAAGGACCTGTCGTCGCTCAAGCTCATCACGACCCACCTCGGCAACGGCTGCAGCATGGCCGCTGTCGATCACGGCGTGTCCGTCGACACCTCGATGGGATTCACGCCGTTGGAAGGGCTGTTGATGGGAACGCGCTGCGGCGACATCGATACGTCGATCATCCTCTACATCATGGCGAAAGAGGGGCTGACGATGAACGAGGCGGGCACGCTCCTCCAGAAGCATAGTGGCCTGCAGGGGATCTCCGGCATCAGCAGCGACATGCGTGAGATCATCGCGGAGATGAAGAACGACGACCGGAAGGCGCGGTACGCGTTTGAAGTGTTCACCTACCGTGTGAAGAAGTACATCGGGGCCTACGCGGCGGCGATGGGCGGCGTGGATGCTGTGGTGTTCACCGGTGGCATCGGCGAGAACAGCTCCGAAGTGCGCACCGCAAGCTGCGAGAACATGGCGTTCCTCGGCATCGAGGTCGATGAAGCGAAGAATGCCGCCGGCCCGAAAGAGAAGAACATCTCGAAAGACGGGACCCGGACACAGGTCCTCGTGGTGCCGACCAACGAAGAGCTCGTCATCGCTCTTGATACGGCGGAGATCGTCAAGGCCCAGCAGCACGCCTGA
- the bshA gene encoding N-acetyl-alpha-D-glucosaminyl L-malate synthase BshA has protein sequence MKIGIVCYPTYGGSGVVATELGKALAGRGHQIHFISYALPMRLDSYEGNIFYHEVEMSSYPLFEFPLYTPALASKIVEVAQFEQLDIVHAHYAIPHATSAYLARQILGGTLKVITTLHGTDITLVGLEPSFLSVMKFSIEQSDGVTAVSRFLKEKTLTNYGIDKDIRVIPNFVDTDKYRRVECTQVRERFAPPEEKILIHVSNFRAVKRVADVIRIFDEVQKKVPAHLILAGDGPDRSVCELLVRELGIQDKVRFLGKQTELVRILSAADLMLMPSQSESFGLAALEAMACGVPVISSSVGGLPELQVHGQTGYIAEIGDIDRMAKYAVDLLTNDTRMAIFRQACRARAVDNFDVGKIVSMYEEYYRESCSET, from the coding sequence TTGAAGATCGGCATCGTCTGCTACCCGACCTATGGTGGCAGCGGCGTAGTTGCCACGGAACTCGGCAAGGCGCTCGCCGGGCGAGGCCATCAGATCCACTTCATCAGCTATGCCCTGCCGATGCGGCTGGATTCCTATGAGGGGAACATCTTCTACCACGAAGTGGAGATGTCCAGCTACCCTCTCTTTGAATTCCCCCTGTATACGCCGGCCCTGGCGAGCAAGATCGTGGAGGTCGCGCAGTTCGAGCAGTTGGACATCGTCCACGCGCACTACGCGATCCCCCACGCAACGAGCGCGTACCTCGCCCGCCAGATCCTCGGGGGCACACTCAAGGTCATCACGACGCTGCACGGTACGGATATCACGCTCGTCGGACTCGAGCCGAGTTTCCTGTCGGTGATGAAGTTCAGCATCGAGCAGAGCGACGGTGTCACCGCCGTCTCCCGGTTCCTGAAGGAAAAGACGCTGACCAATTACGGGATCGACAAGGACATCCGGGTGATCCCGAACTTCGTGGACACCGACAAATATCGCCGTGTGGAATGCACCCAGGTTCGCGAGAGATTCGCTCCCCCGGAAGAGAAGATCCTGATCCACGTCTCGAATTTCCGCGCCGTGAAGCGCGTCGCCGATGTGATCCGGATCTTCGACGAAGTGCAGAAGAAGGTCCCGGCACATCTCATCCTGGCCGGCGACGGCCCCGACCGGTCGGTATGCGAACTGCTGGTCCGGGAACTCGGGATCCAGGACAAGGTCCGCTTCCTTGGCAAGCAGACCGAGCTCGTGCGCATCCTCTCCGCGGCGGATCTCATGCTGATGCCGAGCCAGTCCGAGAGCTTCGGCCTCGCTGCCCTTGAAGCCATGGCGTGCGGTGTGCCGGTGATCTCATCGAGTGTCGGCGGCCTGCCGGAACTCCAGGTGCACGGACAGACCGGCTATATCGCGGAGATCGGGGATATCGATCGGATGGCAAAGTATGCCGTGGACCTGCTCACCAACGATACACGCATGGCGATCTTCCGCCAGGCATGCCGCGCCAGGGCTGTGGATAATTTTGATGTGGGAAAGATCGTGTCGATGTACGAGGAGTATTACCGGGAGAGTTGTTCAGAAACGTGA
- a CDS encoding YigZ family protein, with the protein MVDTYQTIPRRHTVETKIRGSRFLADAVPVDDRPAAEAVLDDIRKRFYDATHHCYAYRLGPGGETYRIHDDGEPGNSAGRPILAAIDHGSLTNLIVVVTRWFGGTKLGVGGLVRAYGDAAAEALAGAGTLTCYLTAECIIRFPHAHIGTVMRMCSARQVKILATAYDEQVLMRLEVRRGGLERLTADLIEATHGQLAVDPPSVL; encoded by the coding sequence ATGGTCGATACGTACCAAACCATACCCCGCCGTCATACCGTTGAAACCAAGATCCGGGGCTCGCGGTTCCTTGCGGATGCCGTTCCCGTGGACGATCGTCCGGCGGCCGAGGCGGTCCTGGACGATATCCGCAAGCGGTTCTACGATGCCACCCATCATTGTTACGCATACCGGCTCGGACCGGGCGGGGAAACGTACAGGATCCATGATGACGGCGAACCCGGCAACTCCGCGGGGCGCCCGATCCTGGCCGCGATCGACCACGGTTCGTTGACCAACCTCATCGTGGTCGTGACACGGTGGTTCGGGGGGACCAAGCTGGGCGTGGGAGGCCTCGTTCGCGCCTACGGCGATGCTGCTGCGGAAGCCCTTGCGGGCGCCGGGACCCTGACCTGCTATCTGACAGCGGAATGCATCATCCGGTTCCCGCATGCGCACATCGGTACGGTGATGCGCATGTGCTCGGCCAGACAGGTGAAGATCCTCGCAACGGCCTACGATGAACAGGTCCTGATGCGCCTGGAGGTGCGTCGGGGAGGGTTGGAACGACTGACGGCGGACCTGATCGAAGCCACCCATGGGCAGCTTGCGGTCGATCCGCCGTCGGTACTCTGA
- a CDS encoding 3-hydroxybutyryl-CoA dehydrogenase translates to MAQKLRFEDLESPIVRKRTGDDKFHTVGVIGLGVMGQGIVETIAGAGLEVIGVERDEASLKAGMDGLNKAMDIEIKRWGKTASEKRAVLSRVKGTVSVADLKGCEVVIEAVDENFALKQRLIESFYGIGKEDAVFISNTATLSLSKLAETARHPERIIGMHFLNPVPIVPLVEIVRGMKTSNETFALVKAFATRIGKTPVEVFEYPGFITTRTILPMLNEAMHALMEGIASAEDIDTAMRLGYAMQNGPLEMSDNMGLDEVLMWMETLWHELGEPRYRPCPLLRRMVREGKLGKKTGEGFFKYNEDGKRL, encoded by the coding sequence ATGGCACAAAAACTTAGATTTGAGGATCTCGAGTCCCCGATCGTGCGCAAGCGCACGGGGGACGACAAGTTCCATACGGTCGGCGTCATCGGCCTGGGGGTGATGGGTCAGGGTATCGTTGAGACCATCGCCGGAGCCGGCCTCGAGGTGATCGGGGTCGAACGGGACGAAGCATCGTTGAAGGCCGGAATGGATGGCCTGAACAAAGCGATGGATATCGAGATCAAGCGCTGGGGCAAGACCGCCTCGGAAAAACGCGCCGTCCTCTCACGCGTCAAGGGTACGGTGAGCGTCGCCGACCTCAAGGGATGCGAGGTGGTCATCGAAGCGGTGGATGAGAACTTCGCCCTGAAGCAGAGGCTTATCGAATCCTTCTATGGCATCGGCAAAGAAGACGCGGTCTTCATCTCCAACACGGCGACGCTCAGCCTGTCGAAGTTGGCCGAGACCGCGCGCCACCCTGAACGCATCATCGGTATGCACTTCCTCAATCCCGTCCCCATCGTCCCACTCGTCGAGATCGTCCGCGGGATGAAGACCTCGAACGAGACCTTCGCTCTCGTGAAGGCGTTCGCGACGCGCATCGGCAAGACCCCGGTCGAGGTGTTCGAATACCCCGGGTTCATCACGACCCGCACGATCCTGCCGATGCTGAACGAAGCCATGCACGCGTTGATGGAAGGGATCGCCAGCGCCGAGGACATCGACACGGCCATGCGGCTCGGCTATGCGATGCAGAACGGCCCGCTTGAGATGTCGGATAACATGGGCCTGGATGAGGTCCTGATGTGGATGGAAACACTCTGGCACGAACTCGGTGAACCGCGCTACCGCCCCTGTCCCCTGCTCCGCCGGATGGTGCGTGAAGGCAAACTCGGCAAGAAAACCGGCGAGGGCTTCTTCAAGTACAACGAGGACGGCAAACGGCTATGA
- a CDS encoding cupin domain-containing protein, with amino-acid sequence MLDVIRWNKPKKPTLEELQKMLTAEGLEHDLYSDSPGTKYGRHKHAFDDFIVIVSGKMRIVTDAQDWVMKPGDRLNLPPNTAHSAEVVGREEVQYLSAAK; translated from the coding sequence ATGCTGGATGTGATCCGGTGGAACAAACCCAAGAAACCAACGCTTGAAGAGCTGCAGAAAATGCTCACCGCTGAAGGGCTGGAGCATGATCTGTATTCGGATAGTCCGGGCACCAAGTACGGGCGCCACAAGCACGCCTTCGATGATTTCATCGTGATCGTGTCAGGGAAGATGCGCATCGTGACCGACGCGCAGGACTGGGTGATGAAGCCCGGGGACCGGCTCAATCTCCCGCCGAACACGGCACATTCAGCCGAGGTTGTCGGGCGCGAAGAAGTTCAGTACCTCTCTGCTGCGAAGTAG